A window of the Algoriphagus halophilus genome harbors these coding sequences:
- a CDS encoding Crp/Fnr family transcriptional regulator translates to MRNPFSKTYSPEDHEMFDFLSQIKFFESMKNKEMARFLPAMHHRTYKRDEVVFFSKDPSQALYLVKRGQITLTIDVRDTFETILEINKGEAFGENSLLENAKRTYTAIIVSEEADLIVIPYYAIQEIFSSNPKIKAKMMTSLAEYYNENNQRLFRSYRESFGFFSLRQMFE, encoded by the coding sequence ATGAGAAATCCATTTTCCAAGACCTACTCGCCTGAAGATCATGAAATGTTTGATTTCCTTTCCCAGATCAAGTTTTTCGAAAGCATGAAAAACAAGGAGATGGCAAGGTTTCTTCCAGCCATGCATCACCGCACCTACAAAAGGGATGAGGTAGTTTTTTTCAGTAAAGACCCCAGTCAGGCTTTATACTTGGTCAAAAGGGGACAAATCACCTTGACCATTGACGTCAGGGATACATTTGAAACAATCTTGGAAATCAATAAGGGTGAAGCATTTGGAGAAAACTCCTTATTAGAAAATGCAAAAAGGACCTACACTGCCATTATTGTTTCCGAGGAAGCGGATTTGATAGTGATTCCATATTATGCAATCCAAGAAATCTTTTCCAGCAATCCTAAAATCAAGGCAAAGATGATGACCTCTTTAGCTGAATATTATAACGAAAACAATCAGCGACTTTTCAGATCCTACAGAGAATCCTTTGGATTTTTCAGTCTCCGTCAGATGTTTGAATAA
- the tilS gene encoding tRNA lysidine(34) synthetase TilS, with protein sequence MIEAFIQHIKKKSLLDTDKNYLLACSGGLDSVCLGTLMYHAKIPFEVAHVNFHLRGSESDGDEVFVKELAASWGKKFHVHHAQTAQTVEEKHISTQMAAREIRYDWFEETRKTRNLDGIVLAHHKDDQIETIFLNLTRGTGIEGVYGMADKRGWLIRPLLPFSRDEIKEFAEKNSIRWREDSSNTKTDYKRNKLRLVALPALYETTENTKENLLTSFERLKDTGKAFSGLFDLWKSKSIQEKEDLQTLHFQYFIHMEGATTLLYFWLRSYGFNSDQAKEIYETCTYQESGKIFTSTDYVVNIDRQQIILSPKALIFDEIELTKNDLGFTLPEGKYEMLKLEEVSEIDPNKANAMLDLDQLEFPLTIRNWNEGDKFIPLGMKNSKKISDFLIDLKIPVVQKQRTKVLVSGGKIAWILGLRIADWAKCTAATRKTLYLKKR encoded by the coding sequence ATGATCGAAGCTTTTATCCAGCATATCAAGAAGAAGTCCCTATTGGACACCGATAAGAACTATCTTTTAGCCTGCAGTGGCGGATTAGATAGTGTATGTCTTGGAACCTTGATGTATCACGCAAAGATTCCCTTTGAAGTGGCTCATGTGAATTTCCATTTAAGAGGTTCTGAAAGTGATGGGGATGAGGTATTTGTAAAAGAGCTTGCTGCCTCTTGGGGAAAGAAGTTTCATGTTCATCATGCACAAACTGCCCAAACGGTAGAAGAAAAACACATTTCCACCCAAATGGCCGCAAGGGAAATTCGATATGATTGGTTTGAAGAAACCCGGAAAACCAGAAATCTGGATGGAATTGTATTGGCGCATCATAAAGATGATCAAATAGAAACGATCTTTTTAAACTTGACCAGAGGTACCGGCATAGAAGGGGTATACGGAATGGCAGACAAAAGAGGTTGGCTAATTCGCCCTTTACTTCCATTTTCAAGAGACGAAATCAAGGAGTTTGCAGAAAAAAATTCCATCCGCTGGAGAGAGGATAGTTCTAATACCAAGACAGATTACAAAAGAAATAAACTTCGATTGGTAGCTTTACCGGCATTGTATGAAACCACCGAAAACACCAAAGAAAATCTACTGACAAGTTTCGAACGACTTAAGGATACCGGAAAGGCATTTTCAGGACTTTTTGATTTATGGAAGTCTAAAAGCATTCAGGAGAAAGAAGACCTTCAAACCCTTCATTTCCAATACTTTATTCACATGGAAGGAGCGACCACCTTGCTCTATTTTTGGTTGAGGTCGTATGGGTTCAATTCAGACCAAGCCAAAGAAATTTATGAAACCTGCACCTATCAAGAGTCTGGAAAAATCTTTACCTCTACAGATTATGTTGTCAATATCGATAGACAACAAATCATCCTTTCTCCTAAAGCCCTGATTTTTGATGAAATAGAACTCACGAAAAATGACTTAGGATTTACTCTGCCTGAGGGGAAATACGAGATGCTCAAATTGGAAGAGGTTTCAGAAATAGACCCAAACAAAGCCAATGCAATGTTGGATTTGGACCAACTGGAATTCCCTTTAACCATTCGTAATTGGAACGAAGGAGATAAGTTTATTCCATTAGGGATGAAAAACAGCAAAAAAATCAGTGATTTTTTGATAGATTTGAAAATACCCGTGGTGCAGAAGCAAAGGACAAAAGTCTTAGTTTCCGGAGGGAAAATTGCTTGGATCCTCGGCTTACGAATCGCGGATTGGGCAAAATGCACTGCTGCTACTAGAAAAACTTTATACCTGAAAAAACGGTGA
- a CDS encoding OstA-like protein gives MNSLHPRLYLILSFVFLLVRQASAQGSSTLEINKAGELIGESGFERLIGDVEMRHQNSLIYCDSAYFYRATNQARLFGNVRIVDQEDPIRTSSAYAEYDGNKKLAKLRDNVVFTNQETTLYTDYLDYDRELNIAYYFNEGKVVDSVNVLTSEKGRYEVSIEQITFEDDVVLVNPDYTMKTNDLVYLTIPKSAETKGLTNLISKEGNTLDAQNGSFYDTQNKQFQFFDGVVETETSRVKAIELFYDENLAYYEGKNDVRVFNKERNVEVFGDVGKYWEERKYSLVYGNALVRKYFEQDTLFMTADSLISQDNELDSAKFLLAFNSVNIVKQDLSGKADSLVYNYNDSSIQLFNDPVMWNQKSQISSDSMTFYIVNENLDRVYLKDNAFIITQDTILNFNQMKGRKMMGYFSEGQISKMDIDGNGESLYFVLEADTASQGINMTKSATIKLGFNEGAIQRVNYGIKPDGRFIPFQNLDEDNSKLSGFNWRFEERPDMDTIMKWRTPVEIDPDLKNLFKVPQVEIRMPTDEEIEEELKKRGAMPVKRVFEQKKSPIKSGNVQS, from the coding sequence ATGAATAGTCTACACCCTCGTCTTTATCTGATCCTTTCCTTCGTTTTCCTTTTGGTAAGGCAAGCCTCAGCTCAAGGTTCATCTACCTTGGAAATCAATAAAGCTGGAGAGTTGATCGGGGAGAGCGGATTTGAAAGGTTAATTGGGGATGTGGAGATGAGGCATCAAAACTCGCTGATTTATTGTGACTCTGCCTATTTTTATAGAGCAACCAATCAGGCAAGATTGTTTGGAAATGTACGGATAGTGGATCAAGAGGATCCAATTAGGACTAGCAGCGCATATGCTGAATATGACGGAAATAAAAAATTGGCCAAACTCAGAGACAACGTGGTCTTTACAAATCAAGAGACCACCTTGTACACAGATTACCTGGATTACGACCGGGAATTGAATATAGCTTACTACTTTAATGAGGGGAAAGTTGTGGATTCCGTGAATGTGCTGACTAGTGAAAAGGGACGGTATGAAGTAAGTATTGAACAGATCACTTTTGAGGATGATGTGGTTCTGGTAAACCCAGATTATACCATGAAAACCAATGATTTGGTTTACCTAACCATCCCCAAATCAGCAGAGACAAAAGGCTTGACAAATTTAATCTCTAAAGAAGGGAATACGCTGGACGCACAGAATGGAAGTTTTTATGATACCCAAAATAAGCAATTTCAGTTTTTTGATGGCGTGGTGGAGACAGAGACTAGTAGGGTCAAGGCCATTGAGCTTTTTTATGATGAAAACCTAGCTTACTATGAGGGTAAAAATGATGTAAGGGTATTCAATAAAGAAAGGAATGTAGAGGTCTTTGGGGATGTAGGGAAATATTGGGAAGAGAGAAAATATAGTTTGGTGTATGGGAATGCCTTGGTCCGAAAATATTTCGAACAAGACACCTTGTTCATGACTGCGGATTCTTTGATTTCACAAGACAATGAGTTGGATTCAGCAAAATTTTTACTGGCTTTTAATTCGGTCAATATTGTAAAGCAGGACCTTTCTGGAAAAGCTGACTCCTTGGTATACAATTACAACGATTCCTCTATCCAACTTTTTAATGATCCCGTCATGTGGAACCAGAAAAGTCAGATTTCTTCTGATAGCATGACTTTTTATATCGTCAATGAAAATCTGGATAGAGTTTATCTGAAGGACAATGCATTCATTATTACCCAGGACACAATCCTGAATTTCAATCAAATGAAAGGAAGGAAGATGATGGGTTATTTTAGTGAAGGGCAAATTTCAAAAATGGATATCGATGGGAACGGGGAGTCGCTCTACTTTGTATTGGAGGCTGACACTGCTTCTCAAGGTATCAATATGACGAAAAGCGCTACTATCAAGTTGGGATTTAATGAAGGAGCAATTCAGAGAGTCAATTATGGCATTAAACCTGATGGGAGGTTTATCCCATTTCAGAATTTAGACGAGGATAATTCCAAGCTTTCAGGGTTTAATTGGAGGTTTGAAGAAAGGCCGGATATGGATACGATTATGAAGTGGAGGACTCCAGTTGAGATTGATCCTGATTTGAAAAATTTATTTAAAGTTCCTCAAGTAGAAATTAGAATGCCTACTGATGAAGAGATAGAGGAAGAGCTAAAAAAGCGAGGAGCAATGCCTGTAAAGCGGGTTTTTGAACAAAAGAAAAGTCCAATAAAAAGCGGTAACGTACAATCCTAG
- a CDS encoding T9SS type A sorting domain-containing protein: MNNFLKLFMWLCLMFPLFAGAQQTRVLSENLEFTGDLSTTQRKTVILQNESNQSKTYFLKNINGNIGSSQHVKICIGDECFDPKKDLAKIKITLAPGEVMTDLYLDFDMGIVETKGNFDLNFVNLENIRESFVVEARYDVSNPNKKVDEFDYKELTLSDIYPNPSNRIAQLDYQLKYPNVQAKIAINSFIGNPVAEYQLDPERNSLVINVSDFNPGVYFYTLFVDNKNIVTKKLVVKK, from the coding sequence ATGAATAATTTCCTCAAACTTTTTATGTGGCTTTGCCTAATGTTTCCGCTATTTGCGGGAGCACAGCAAACTCGCGTGTTGAGTGAAAACTTGGAGTTTACCGGAGATTTAAGCACAACCCAACGAAAAACGGTAATTCTTCAAAACGAATCAAATCAATCCAAAACATACTTTCTGAAAAATATTAATGGAAACATAGGGTCTTCTCAACATGTGAAGATTTGTATTGGGGATGAATGTTTTGACCCCAAAAAGGATTTGGCGAAAATTAAGATTACCCTGGCTCCTGGGGAAGTGATGACAGATTTGTATCTGGATTTTGATATGGGGATTGTGGAGACTAAAGGGAATTTCGATCTAAACTTCGTGAATCTTGAAAATATCAGGGAATCATTTGTAGTGGAGGCACGTTACGATGTTTCCAATCCCAATAAAAAAGTGGATGAATTCGACTACAAAGAATTGACATTAAGTGATATTTATCCGAATCCAAGTAACCGAATCGCCCAATTGGATTACCAGTTAAAATATCCTAATGTTCAGGCAAAAATCGCTATAAATAGTTTTATTGGGAATCCAGTCGCTGAATATCAGTTGGACCCCGAACGAAATTCTTTGGTGATCAACGTTTCTGATTTCAACCCTGGCGTTTATTTCTACACGCTTTTTGTGGACAATAAAAATATTGTGACCAAGAAGCTCGTTGTCAAGAAGTAA
- a CDS encoding outer membrane protein assembly factor BamD, which yields MKMRVHNIIVLVILIAVSACGPFNKLEKSTNWEELYEGANKYYQEGEYNKAIILYDKVLPVIRGSEKAELADYNYANCHFKTKRYIEAAGYFNNFFRTYNRSPLAEEALFMHAYSLYLDAPDYNLDQQSSQEAVSAIQQFVTRFPGSSSYERAMEMLSDLETRFEEKAYQESSMYYRLKDGLYPGDFLRACIVNFQNFAKDYPESKYNEELAYKLVEVSTEYAKNSAYLKKEERLTDALRFAGDFYRKYPESGYTAEVKTFEEEAREEMQDHLDLKKRVAERAAAQEAERKATLGAIDNNN from the coding sequence ATGAAAATGCGCGTACACAACATTATCGTTCTAGTAATATTAATTGCAGTAAGTGCCTGTGGTCCTTTCAACAAGCTTGAAAAAAGCACAAACTGGGAGGAATTATACGAAGGGGCTAATAAGTATTACCAAGAAGGAGAATATAATAAAGCGATCATCCTTTATGATAAGGTTTTACCTGTAATTAGAGGAAGTGAAAAAGCAGAACTAGCTGATTACAATTATGCCAACTGTCATTTTAAGACAAAAAGGTATATTGAAGCCGCTGGTTACTTTAATAACTTCTTTAGAACCTACAATCGAAGCCCTTTGGCAGAGGAAGCATTATTTATGCATGCTTATTCTTTGTACCTTGATGCTCCTGATTATAATTTGGATCAACAAAGTAGTCAAGAGGCTGTTTCCGCAATCCAACAATTTGTAACAAGATTTCCAGGATCTTCCAGTTATGAAAGAGCCATGGAAATGTTGAGTGATTTGGAAACAAGGTTTGAAGAAAAGGCATATCAGGAATCTTCCATGTACTACAGACTGAAAGATGGTTTGTACCCGGGAGATTTTCTTAGAGCTTGCATCGTGAACTTTCAGAATTTTGCCAAAGACTACCCAGAAAGTAAGTACAATGAAGAGTTGGCTTATAAATTAGTGGAGGTGTCCACAGAGTATGCAAAAAATTCTGCGTACTTGAAGAAGGAAGAACGATTGACTGATGCTTTAAGGTTTGCAGGGGATTTCTACAGGAAATATCCGGAAAGTGGATACACTGCAGAAGTAAAGACCTTTGAGGAAGAAGCAAGAGAAGAAATGCAAGATCACTTAGATTTGAAGAAGCGTGTAGCAGAAAGAGCAGCGGCTCAAGAGGCAGAGAGAAAAGCTACTCTAGGTGCAATTGATAATAATAATTAA
- a CDS encoding DNA-directed RNA polymerase subunit omega, producing the protein MAINPSIITRDLDKIADKTGNLYESLHIVGQRAKQISSSLKEELNNKLSEFASTVDNLEEVFENKEQIEISKFYERMPKPSTIAMEEFMEDKVYFRYPSEEAGE; encoded by the coding sequence ATGGCAATTAATCCGTCAATTATTACTCGTGATTTGGATAAAATCGCAGATAAGACTGGAAACCTTTATGAGTCTCTTCATATTGTAGGTCAAAGAGCTAAACAAATTTCTTCTTCTTTGAAAGAAGAGTTGAATAATAAGCTTTCTGAGTTTGCATCTACAGTAGACAATCTAGAAGAAGTTTTCGAAAATAAAGAGCAGATTGAAATTTCTAAGTTTTACGAAAGAATGCCTAAACCTTCTACCATAGCTATGGAAGAGTTTATGGAAGATAAGGTTTACTTTAGATACCCTTCTGAAGAAGCAGGAGAGTAA
- the coaBC gene encoding bifunctional phosphopantothenoylcysteine decarboxylase/phosphopantothenate--cysteine ligase CoaBC — protein sequence MDLKGKKIILGVTGSIAAYKSAYLTRLLIKSGAEVQIIMSASALDFITPLTLATLSKKPVLVEFQKDETGVWNNHVELGLWADLFLVAPISANTIAKFANGLCDNLLTATYLSARCPVMIAPAMDLDMYQHPAVRHNLEKLVSFGNHVLESEIGELASGLSGQGRMMEPESILDQVIQFFHTQSDYQNKKVLITMGPTQEAMDPVRFISNHSSGKMGYALAKAFQARGAEVYVISGPISLNVDKSEFHWTDVKSAKEMYHAAHKLHGLMDICVFAAAVADYAPAEVAPEKIKKSEADLSLKMVKNVDIAFELGKLKHPGQLHVGFALETQNESENAKAKLDKKNFDLIVLNSMRETGAGFKVDTNKVHIYQSSGHSVSSEVDTKAKIAELILDQIKLVPIGV from the coding sequence ATGGACCTCAAGGGTAAGAAAATAATATTGGGAGTAACCGGGAGTATTGCCGCTTACAAATCAGCCTATCTTACTCGTTTATTAATCAAATCTGGAGCAGAAGTGCAAATAATTATGAGCGCTTCTGCTCTTGATTTTATTACCCCTCTGACTTTAGCAACCCTTTCCAAAAAGCCCGTATTAGTCGAGTTTCAAAAAGATGAGACCGGAGTATGGAATAACCACGTGGAGTTGGGTTTGTGGGCAGATTTATTTTTAGTGGCACCAATCAGCGCCAATACTATTGCCAAGTTTGCAAATGGGCTTTGCGACAATTTACTTACTGCAACCTACCTCTCCGCTAGGTGTCCTGTCATGATTGCACCTGCAATGGACTTGGATATGTATCAGCACCCAGCTGTTCGCCATAATTTGGAGAAGCTGGTTTCTTTTGGGAACCATGTCTTGGAATCTGAAATAGGTGAACTGGCAAGTGGTTTATCCGGGCAAGGGAGAATGATGGAGCCAGAATCGATCTTGGATCAGGTCATCCAATTTTTTCATACTCAATCAGATTACCAAAACAAAAAGGTGTTGATTACAATGGGACCTACCCAGGAGGCTATGGATCCTGTTCGATTTATCAGTAATCACTCCAGCGGAAAAATGGGCTATGCCTTGGCTAAGGCCTTTCAGGCTAGAGGAGCAGAAGTTTATGTGATCTCAGGACCTATTTCTTTGAACGTTGATAAATCTGAGTTTCATTGGACTGATGTGAAATCAGCCAAGGAAATGTATCATGCTGCTCATAAGCTTCATGGTTTAATGGATATTTGTGTGTTTGCAGCTGCAGTAGCTGATTATGCACCCGCTGAAGTAGCTCCTGAGAAAATCAAAAAGAGTGAAGCAGATTTGTCCTTGAAAATGGTGAAGAATGTAGATATAGCCTTTGAACTAGGGAAGTTGAAGCACCCGGGACAATTGCACGTTGGCTTTGCCTTGGAAACTCAAAATGAGTCTGAAAATGCAAAGGCAAAACTGGATAAGAAAAACTTTGATCTTATCGTTTTAAATTCAATGAGAGAGACTGGCGCAGGATTTAAAGTAGATACTAATAAAGTTCATATTTACCAATCTTCAGGTCATTCAGTAAGTTCAGAAGTAGATACCAAGGCTAAAATTGCTGAATTGATTTTGGATCAGATCAAATTGGTTCCAATTGGAGTGTGA
- the porD gene encoding type IX secretion system protein PorD → MKKATLGLFLIFLSHLGFSQELNFTVIINSDRARIQNTTVFNTMKTSFEQFLNGRSWTTDEFRPEERIKGNLLITINDVPQVGVYNATVQIQTVRPIYGTNYESLLFNFADRNWNFEYIESQPLEFNRFNFLNNISSLLGYYAHIALGIDYDSFSSKGGEDFFEVANDIVNNAQQSGRPGWVQSPTDRRNRYWLINDLYTSSVYAPIREAYYLYHRQGLDILQIEPEKAYENMLEAIRLVAEANKAQPNGILTITFMDAKGDEIAQVFKNASLEIRTELVELLLEVDPNNARKYNELTKS, encoded by the coding sequence ATGAAGAAAGCGACATTAGGTTTGTTTTTGATTTTTTTGAGCCATTTAGGCTTCTCTCAAGAACTCAATTTTACCGTCATTATCAACAGTGACCGGGCAAGAATACAGAATACGACGGTTTTCAATACTATGAAAACCAGTTTCGAGCAATTCTTAAATGGAAGGTCCTGGACCACGGATGAGTTTCGACCAGAGGAGCGTATTAAGGGGAATTTATTGATTACCATCAACGATGTGCCTCAAGTAGGGGTGTATAATGCGACGGTCCAGATTCAGACTGTTCGCCCCATCTATGGGACGAATTACGAAAGTCTGCTTTTTAATTTTGCGGACAGAAATTGGAATTTCGAATACATTGAATCTCAACCCCTGGAATTTAATCGATTTAATTTTCTGAATAATATCAGCTCTTTGTTAGGCTATTATGCGCACATCGCTTTGGGGATAGATTATGATAGTTTTTCGAGTAAAGGAGGCGAGGATTTCTTTGAAGTAGCGAATGATATTGTAAACAATGCTCAACAATCAGGTAGGCCAGGTTGGGTTCAAAGTCCAACAGATAGAAGAAACAGGTATTGGTTGATCAATGATTTGTATACTTCTTCTGTTTATGCTCCAATACGTGAGGCTTATTATTTATATCATCGTCAAGGATTAGATATATTACAAATTGAGCCTGAAAAAGCTTATGAAAATATGTTGGAGGCAATTCGTTTGGTAGCCGAAGCGAACAAGGCCCAGCCAAACGGGATATTGACAATTACCTTTATGGATGCTAAAGGGGATGAGATTGCCCAAGTATTTAAAAATGCTTCCCTGGAAATCCGAACAGAATTAGTGGAACTTTTATTGGAAGTGGATCCCAATAATGCCAGAAAATACAATGAGTTGACGAAAAGCTAA
- the recN gene encoding DNA repair protein RecN → MLTSLSIQNYALIDQLLMKPSSGLNMITGETGAGKSIMLGAVGLLLGNRADTKVLLFEDKKCIVEGVFEIGEYGLNEFFEQQDLDYESTCIIRREISPSGKSRSFINDTPVLLDFLKFLGSKLMDVHSQHDTLQLGSGSYQLSLIDAFAQSKAELRAYQEDFKKFKKLQKEFQEIQNKAQELQKEADFNQFQLEELSSLSLQEGEQDELESSQEVLENAEEIKMKINEMLNLFEDEQFGIIQGLTQVKHGLESLEKLAHKFAPLKERFQSLFIDLKDLSETLSDEEAGVEVDFDRLEETRDRLSKIYQLQKKHGLPTVEDLMALERELADKVFQFQNLDETLEAAKNNLKLSEEAVLKSGKALTKKRSACFATFQKEMEALLVELGMENSKLQVELNSIAPTSNGMDEVELLFSANKGTSLQPLKKVASGGEFSRLLFAIKYLMADKMAMPTLIFDEIDTGISGEVALQMVRMMKEISGRHQVICITHLPQVAGKGDVHYFVYKDNSSHKTISKIKELSADERVLELAKMIGGANPSDSALKSAKELLRV, encoded by the coding sequence ATGCTTACATCACTGAGTATTCAAAATTATGCCCTCATAGATCAACTGCTGATGAAACCCAGCAGTGGATTGAATATGATTACTGGGGAGACTGGTGCAGGTAAATCCATCATGCTTGGTGCTGTGGGTCTCCTTTTAGGAAATAGGGCAGATACCAAAGTCCTTCTTTTTGAAGACAAGAAATGTATCGTGGAAGGGGTATTTGAAATTGGAGAATATGGGCTAAATGAGTTTTTTGAGCAGCAGGATTTAGATTATGAATCTACCTGTATTATCAGAAGGGAAATCAGCCCCAGTGGAAAATCCCGTTCCTTTATTAATGATACGCCAGTTCTTCTCGATTTTCTGAAATTTCTGGGTTCGAAACTAATGGATGTGCATTCCCAGCATGATACCTTACAGCTAGGTTCTGGATCTTATCAACTCAGTTTGATTGATGCCTTTGCCCAAAGTAAAGCGGAATTAAGGGCTTACCAGGAGGACTTTAAAAAGTTTAAGAAGCTTCAAAAGGAATTTCAAGAGATTCAAAATAAAGCACAAGAGTTACAGAAAGAGGCTGATTTTAACCAATTTCAATTAGAGGAGCTAAGTAGCTTAAGCCTTCAGGAAGGGGAGCAGGATGAACTGGAATCCAGCCAAGAGGTACTGGAGAATGCGGAGGAAATCAAAATGAAAATCAATGAAATGCTAAATCTTTTTGAAGATGAGCAGTTCGGGATTATTCAGGGATTGACACAGGTGAAACATGGATTGGAATCTTTGGAAAAGCTAGCTCACAAGTTTGCTCCACTAAAAGAACGATTCCAAAGTCTATTCATTGATTTGAAGGATTTATCAGAAACCCTAAGTGATGAAGAAGCTGGGGTGGAAGTAGATTTTGACCGACTGGAGGAAACAAGAGATAGGCTAAGTAAGATTTATCAGCTTCAAAAGAAGCATGGCCTTCCTACTGTAGAGGATTTGATGGCATTGGAAAGGGAACTTGCAGATAAGGTTTTCCAATTTCAAAATTTGGACGAGACATTAGAGGCTGCTAAGAATAATTTAAAGCTGTCGGAAGAAGCTGTCCTGAAATCAGGAAAAGCATTAACCAAAAAGAGAAGTGCGTGCTTTGCTACATTTCAAAAAGAGATGGAAGCACTTTTGGTGGAGTTGGGAATGGAAAATTCAAAACTTCAAGTCGAGTTAAACTCGATCGCCCCAACTTCCAATGGGATGGATGAGGTCGAGTTATTGTTTTCCGCAAATAAAGGGACTTCCTTACAACCTCTTAAAAAAGTTGCCTCAGGAGGAGAGTTTTCAAGATTATTATTTGCCATTAAATACTTAATGGCAGATAAAATGGCGATGCCTACTTTAATCTTTGATGAAATTGATACAGGGATATCAGGGGAGGTTGCCCTACAGATGGTGAGAATGATGAAAGAAATTTCTGGGAGGCACCAAGTGATTTGCATTACCCATTTGCCTCAAGTGGCAGGAAAAGGCGATGTTCATTATTTCGTTTACAAGGATAATTCTTCTCATAAAACCATCAGTAAAATCAAGGAATTAAGTGCTGATGAAAGGGTTTTGGAGCTTGCCAAGATGATTGGTGGGGCGAATCCGAGTGACTCTGCGTTGAAGAGTGCCAAGGAGCTATTAAGGGTATAA
- a CDS encoding enoyl-ACP reductase FabI, producing MPENLLKGKLGIITGALDENSIAWKTALKAKEQGARFVLTNAPIAMRMGAINDLAKECDTIVIPADATSVEDIEKLYTEAKEYLGGDFDFILHSIGMSPNIRKGRSYGDLNYDWAMKSYDVSAISFHKMMHVAEKMDVMKEWGSIVGLSYIAAQRVFPFYTDMADAKSLLESIARGYGYRFGKLKNVRVNTISQSPTKTTAGTGIGGFDSFYNFADALSPLGNASAESCADYIVTMFSDLTRMVTMQNLFHDGGYSFTGISEEIMEKFKDL from the coding sequence ATGCCAGAAAATTTGCTGAAAGGAAAGCTAGGTATCATCACTGGTGCCCTAGACGAGAATTCCATTGCATGGAAGACTGCTCTTAAAGCTAAAGAACAGGGAGCTCGATTTGTATTGACCAATGCACCAATTGCTATGAGAATGGGTGCCATCAATGATCTCGCAAAAGAATGTGATACCATTGTTATTCCTGCTGATGCCACTAGTGTAGAAGATATTGAGAAGCTCTACACCGAGGCAAAAGAATATTTGGGAGGTGACTTTGATTTCATTTTACATTCTATCGGAATGTCTCCTAATATTAGAAAAGGTCGCTCTTATGGTGATTTGAATTATGATTGGGCGATGAAGTCTTATGATGTTTCTGCTATTTCTTTCCATAAGATGATGCATGTAGCGGAAAAAATGGATGTAATGAAAGAATGGGGTTCCATCGTGGGGCTCTCTTATATTGCAGCACAAAGAGTTTTCCCTTTCTACACGGATATGGCAGATGCCAAATCTCTTCTAGAAAGCATAGCGAGAGGTTATGGTTATAGATTCGGAAAATTGAAAAATGTTCGTGTCAATACCATTTCTCAGTCTCCTACCAAAACCACTGCTGGTACAGGAATTGGAGGTTTTGACTCTTTCTATAATTTTGCGGATGCTTTGTCTCCATTAGGAAATGCTTCAGCAGAAAGCTGTGCAGATTATATTGTAACCATGTTCTCAGATTTGACTAGAATGGTAACGATGCAAAACCTGTTTCATGATGGAGGATATTCGTTCACTGGAATTTCTGAAGAGATCATGGAAAAATTCAAAGATCTTTAA